The Sorangiineae bacterium MSr11954 DNA segment TGCTGGCATCGCTGCCGCACCCTTCGGAGAAGCAATCGGACTATCAGTACCTCCTGCACACCGTCGGGCACCTCTGGCTCGCCGGGGTGGAGCCGGATTGGGATGCGTTCTATGCCCATGAGCGCCGCCATCGGCTGCCGCTGCCGACGTATCCATTCGAGCGCAAGCGCTACTGGATCGACGCTGCGCCGCGCACCTCGGGCCGCGCGGCCGGCTCGATGCGCAAGCGCACGAACATCGCGGAATGGTTCTATGTGCCGTCCTTTCGCTCGTCGGCCGCGCAGCCTGCATCGGCCGCCTTGCCGGCCGGGCCGTGGTTGATCTTCGAGGACGCGGCGGGGCTCGGGGCGCGCTTGGGTGATGATCTAAGGAGCGCGGGACACGATGTCGTGCGCGTTCGCGCGGGCGAGCGCTTCGCCAAGCAGGACGACCAACACTACACCCTCGATCCGCGAAAGCGCGAGGACTACGACCAGTTGGTGCAAGGGCTCGAGGCAAACGAGCTTCTGCCGCGCCACGTAGTGCATGCGTGGAGCATCTCGCCCGAGCCGGCGACGTCGTTGGAGCAGGCGCTGACCTCGGGGCTCCATAGCCTGACATTCCTCGCGCAGGCGCTCTTTCCCCGGCGCCCTCACGAGGAGCTTCGGCTGACGGTGCTCACCCATGGCATCGTGCAGGTCCTTGGGAGCGACATCCCCGACGCCTTCACGGCGACGGTGCTCGGCGCCTGCCAGGTGATCCCGCGCGAGTACCCCAAGGTCGGCTGCCGCCTGGTCGACGTCGAGCTCACGGGCGGCGATCGCGCGGCGCGGCTCGTCGAGGAGCTTCGATTCGAAGATGCGCCGGCGGTGGTCGCACACCGCGGCGGACGGCGTTGGGTGCGCGACTTCGAGCCGCTGTCGTTGCCGGAGGCGGCCTCGCCGCGCGCGGGCGCACCGGCGCTGCGCACGGGCGGGGTGTACGTCATCACCGGAGGGATGGGCGGCTTGGGGCTCGAGGTCGCCGGTTGGCTCGCCCGCAGCGCGCAGGCCAAGCTGGTGCTCTTGGGTCGTTCGGGCCCGAACGATCGGACCCGCGCGAGGCTGCGCGAGCTGGAAAAAGCAGGGGCGGAGGTGTTGGCCCTCGCGGCCGACGTCACCGACGAGCCCTCGTTGCGGGCGGCGCTCGGGGCCGCAAAGGCGCGCTTTGGCGCGATCCACGGGGTGTTTCACGCCGCGGGGGTGCCGGGCGGTGGCTTGATCCAGCGTGCGACCCCGGAGGGCGCGGCCGCCGTGCTGGCGCCGAAGATCGAGGGCACCTTGCGCCTCGACGCCGCGCTGGACGGTGAGCCGGTCGATTTCTTCGTGGTGTTCTCGTCGCTCACCACCGTGGTGGGGCGCTTCGGGCAGATCGACTACACGGCGGCCAACGCCTTCCTCGATGCCTTTGCGCAAGCTCGAATGGCGCGCACCGGCCGCTCGACCACCGCCATCGACTGGGGCGCCTGGGAGTCCGTGGGCATGGCCGCGGTCCGCGCGCACGAGAACGGACATGCGCACGAGAACGGGAGCGCGCATGCGAACGGGAGCGCGCACGGGAACGAAAATGGCGCGGGTGAGCGGCTGGGGCACCCGCTGCTCGAGCGACGCATCGTGGAGGAGAACCGCGAGGTGTTCATGACGGACTTCCACGTCGACAAGCACTGGGTGCTCGACGAGCACCGCATTTTGGGCAACGCGGTCATCCCGGGGGTGGCCTACTTCGAGATGGCCCGCGCGGCCCTCGGCGCGCGCGCCGAAGGCAAGATCGTGGAGCTCCAGGACGTGCTCTTCCTCTTGCCGCTGCGGGTGCGCAACGAGGAGACCCGCGAGGTGCGGATGGTGCTCGAGCACGAGCCCGAAGGGCACCGGTTCGCCGTTCGGAGCGAGGGCGGCGAGAATGGCGTCGTCAAGGTTCACGATTACGCGGTCGGCTACGTTGCGCTGCGCGACCAAGAGCCGCTGCGGGCGTTCGACCTCGCGGCCATCCGCGCGCGGTGCAATGTGCGCGAGCTGCTCTTGGCGGCCGAGGAGCGCGAGGAGGACCTCGGGCCCCGGTGGCACAGCGTGCAGCGGGTGAACCTGGGCAACAACGAGGTGCTCCTCTACCTCGAGCTGCCGGAGGCGTTCGAGGCGGATTTCGATCACATGAAGTTCCACCCGGCGCTGCTCGATCGGGCGGCCGGCATCGCCAAGAACTTCCTCGCGGCCGATGGGCACTACCTGCCGCTCACCTACAAGAAGGTGCAGATCAAGGCCCCGCTCCAGCGCAAGATCTATAGCTGGGCGCGTTTCCGCGAGGAGGACGATCCCACCCGCGAGACCATCACCTTCGACATCGTCCTCACCGACGAGGCCGGGCGAGGGCTGGTCGAGATCGAGGGCTTCAGCCAGAAGCGGGTCAACGATCCCGGCGCTGAAATCCGGGCGCTCGCCCAGACGGCGGCGGTCCTCGAATCGGAGCCGGCCGAGGCGGGCGAGATTGCGCCGCACGAGGGCGTAGAGGCGCTCGGGCGGATTCTGGCCGCGCGCATCGGGCCGCAGGTGGTCGTGTCTGTGCGCGATCTGCAGGCGAGCATCGAGCAGAGCGATCGGGTGGCGCGCGAGCGCATCCTGCGGGCGGCGGCCGATCGTCCCGAGTCGGCCGAGCGCACCCTGCACGGGCGGCCCAACTTGAGCGTGCCCTATGTGGCGCCGCGCAACGAGATCGAGACCAAGGTGGCCGAGACATGGCAGCGGGCGCTGGGGATCGATCGGGTGGGCATCCATGACAACTTCTTCGAGCTGGGCGGCGATTCCCTGGTGGCTATCCAGGTGATTGCGCGGCTGGAGAGGGTCTTCAAGGTCACCATCCCGCCGGTGTCGATCTTCGAGGGCGCGACCATCAGCAAGCTGGTCGAGACCTTCATGGTCGACCACGCGAAGGAGCAGGCGGGCTTCGCCGAGCGCCAAGATCGCGGCGCCGCCCGCCGCAACCGCGCTTCGGCCCGCCGGTCGCGCGGGGGCGCGGGCGCCGGTGAAGCGCTCGATGCGCCCGAGGACGAGGAGTAGCGCATGCCGGAATCGTCCGATGGCAATCGCATCGCGATCGTGGGGATGTCCGGGCGGTTTCCGCG contains these protein-coding regions:
- a CDS encoding SDR family NAD(P)-dependent oxidoreductase — encoded protein: MSDTNEEFESAIAIVGMACRFPGARNLAEYWRNLRNGVESIASFGADELDRAVVDPAEASDPHYVPSRAILDDVESFDAALFGFSPREAELTDPQHRVFLECAWEALEHAGYDPKRYAGQIGVYGGAGANTYLLFNLASSGQIVGSGPTLQAFIHNKNDHLTARTAYKLNLRGPAVTVQTACSTSLVAVATAAQALLNYQVDMALAGACTITVPQRSGYLYHERGIGSPDGHCRAFDADAKGTVGGNGAGVVLLKRYSDAVAAGDTIYAVLRGAAVNNDGAMRVGYTAPSVDSQAEVIALAQALAGVSPESIGYVEAHGTGTPIGDPIEVEALTQAFRRGTDKKGFCAMGSVKTNIGHLDTSAGMAGLIKTVLSLRNREIPPSLHFDKPNPRIDFANSPFYVNSALRDWPAPHATPRRAGVSSFGLGGTNAHVVLEEAPPQEPSDPARPWQLLVLSGQTVSAMEAVCRNVKDHLKQNPAIKLSDVAYTLQIGRQPLPHRRMLVCRDVPEAIGLLETLKPERVFGREQERAQRPLTFMFPGQGAQFIDMGAELYRQEPLFRAEVDRACELLVPHLGLDLRTILYPDPAPEAKARAKELLDRTAYTQPALFVIEHAMAQLWMSWGVRPDAMIGHSIGEYVAACLAGVFSLEDALGLVAARGRLIQRLPAGAMLAVPLPAHAVRPLLGEELSLAAVNGLGQCVVSGTEAAVAALEAKLTVERHICRRLQTSHAFHSAMMDPIVDAFREEVAKVARHAPSMRYLSNVTGTWITAEQATDPAYWAAHLRGTVRFADGLAELLATPNAVLLEVGPGRTLRTLVRWHPHKKPDQFMLASLPHPSEKQSDYQYLLHTVGHLWLAGVEPDWDAFYAHERRHRLPLPTYPFERKRYWIDAAPRTSGRAAGSMRKRTNIAEWFYVPSFRSSAAQPASAALPAGPWLIFEDAAGLGARLGDDLRSAGHDVVRVRAGERFAKQDDQHYTLDPRKREDYDQLVQGLEANELLPRHVVHAWSISPEPATSLEQALTSGLHSLTFLAQALFPRRPHEELRLTVLTHGIVQVLGSDIPDAFTATVLGACQVIPREYPKVGCRLVDVELTGGDRAARLVEELRFEDAPAVVAHRGGRRWVRDFEPLSLPEAASPRAGAPALRTGGVYVITGGMGGLGLEVAGWLARSAQAKLVLLGRSGPNDRTRARLRELEKAGAEVLALAADVTDEPSLRAALGAAKARFGAIHGVFHAAGVPGGGLIQRATPEGAAAVLAPKIEGTLRLDAALDGEPVDFFVVFSSLTTVVGRFGQIDYTAANAFLDAFAQARMARTGRSTTAIDWGAWESVGMAAVRAHENGHAHENGSAHANGSAHGNENGAGERLGHPLLERRIVEENREVFMTDFHVDKHWVLDEHRILGNAVIPGVAYFEMARAALGARAEGKIVELQDVLFLLPLRVRNEETREVRMVLEHEPEGHRFAVRSEGGENGVVKVHDYAVGYVALRDQEPLRAFDLAAIRARCNVRELLLAAEEREEDLGPRWHSVQRVNLGNNEVLLYLELPEAFEADFDHMKFHPALLDRAAGIAKNFLAADGHYLPLTYKKVQIKAPLQRKIYSWARFREEDDPTRETITFDIVLTDEAGRGLVEIEGFSQKRVNDPGAEIRALAQTAAVLESEPAEAGEIAPHEGVEALGRILAARIGPQVVVSVRDLQASIEQSDRVARERILRAAADRPESAERTLHGRPNLSVPYVAPRNEIETKVAETWQRALGIDRVGIHDNFFELGGDSLVAIQVIARLERVFKVTIPPVSIFEGATISKLVETFMVDHAKEQAGFAERQDRGAARRNRASARRSRGGAGAGEALDAPEDEE